The Acetivibrio saccincola genome window below encodes:
- a CDS encoding peptidoglycan-binding protein, whose amino-acid sequence MSLISVDTEALKDIEKKFGTLSQKIGQTESNLKSIRSNLDSDIKNRNGIDSKLQNLIKELDEEERVLNQAKQFLSKTIKQYQDLEKSMQNKVNEINGDTKPKKNIFSKIFDAVTSPIKKNIEIIQKIISLPVIIGSTIIGNTVIKGVGDILSEEGSKVTNEPLEEKKEKSENSSIPPLSGVLSYNPNVYSEEVLMMQRRLNEIYAGVSGYTKIKEDGYFGSETLAAVNRYKEEHGLWNFGEYEGKVGETTWNHMFTSEPKVNSTGGQGNDKPVIANSQGSGNGLTDAPIELLGQAQVYAEFGGARRIVSLTDLQSGKTFNISWASSPGYHTDWSPATAEDVEIIKSILPNGEWSWDPRPAVVTIDGRQIAVGIHLRPHAQNFAPGNGLPSASNERPKDGWGPGGHMCMYYGDSPPNNSDWDKRMNEAARIAFNWGKGE is encoded by the coding sequence ATGTCACTAATTTCTGTAGATACAGAAGCATTAAAAGATATAGAGAAAAAGTTTGGTACTCTATCCCAAAAAATTGGTCAAACAGAAAGCAACCTTAAATCCATTAGAAGCAACCTGGATTCGGATATAAAAAACAGAAACGGTATAGACAGCAAACTGCAAAACCTAATCAAAGAATTGGATGAAGAAGAGAGGGTTTTGAACCAAGCAAAGCAATTTTTAAGCAAAACAATAAAGCAGTATCAGGATCTTGAGAAATCGATGCAAAACAAAGTAAACGAAATAAACGGAGATACTAAACCCAAAAAGAATATATTCTCAAAGATATTTGATGCTGTGACATCACCAATAAAGAAGAATATCGAAATTATTCAAAAGATAATATCGTTACCGGTGATAATCGGCAGTACCATAATCGGCAATACAGTGATAAAAGGAGTAGGGGATATATTATCGGAAGAGGGAAGTAAGGTTACCAACGAGCCTCTTGAAGAGAAAAAGGAGAAAAGTGAAAACAGTTCAATACCGCCGCTTAGCGGGGTGCTGAGTTATAACCCCAATGTATACAGCGAAGAGGTATTGATGATGCAGAGAAGGCTGAACGAAATATATGCGGGAGTAAGTGGGTATACGAAGATAAAGGAAGACGGCTACTTTGGATCGGAGACCTTAGCGGCAGTGAACAGATACAAAGAAGAGCATGGATTGTGGAACTTCGGGGAATACGAAGGCAAAGTAGGGGAAACAACATGGAATCATATGTTTACTTCTGAGCCTAAAGTAAATTCTACAGGCGGTCAAGGGAATGATAAACCGGTTATTGCAAACTCTCAGGGGTCAGGGAATGGTTTAACTGATGCACCTATAGAATTGCTTGGGCAAGCTCAAGTTTATGCTGAGTTCGGCGGAGCACGGCGAATCGTGTCTTTGACAGATTTGCAGTCAGGGAAGACTTTTAATATTTCTTGGGCGTCTTCACCGGGTTATCATACAGACTGGTCACCTGCTACTGCAGAAGATGTTGAGATTATAAAAAGCATCCTTCCAAATGGAGAGTGGTCATGGGATCCACGCCCTGCTGTTGTTACTATAGATGGCAGGCAAATAGCTGTTGGTATTCATTTACGTCCCCATGCACAGAATTTTGCACCAGGTAATGGCTTGCCTAGTGCAAGTAATGAAAGACCAAAAGATGGTTGGGGTCCGGGAGGACACATGTGTATGTATTATGGAGATTCTCCTCCTAATAATTCTGACTGGGATAAAAGAATGAATGAGGCAGCTAGAATAGCATTTAATTGGGGAAAAGGAGAATGA